A window of Phycisphaerales bacterium contains these coding sequences:
- a CDS encoding DUF167 domain-containing protein, whose translation MPMFEDDPHTPQSVRIALKVVPGSRRDQIVGPLGDRLKVKVSAPPEAGRANKAVCALLAAALNVSERDVEVIVGHASPEKVVRVTGRTASEASALLA comes from the coding sequence ACGACCCCCACACCCCCCAGTCGGTCCGCATCGCCCTCAAGGTCGTCCCCGGCAGCCGCCGCGACCAGATCGTCGGCCCCCTGGGAGACCGCCTGAAGGTCAAGGTCTCAGCCCCGCCCGAGGCCGGCAGGGCCAATAAAGCCGTGTGCGCCCTCCTGGCCGCGGCGCTCAACGTTAGCGAGCGCGACGTCGAGGTGATCGTCGGCCACGCCTCGCCCGAAAAGGTGGTCCGCGTCACCGGCAGGACCGCGTCAGAGGCGTCCGCCCTGCTGGCATGA